Part of the Mauremys reevesii isolate NIE-2019 linkage group 4, ASM1616193v1, whole genome shotgun sequence genome is shown below.
GCATGTGGAGTGAAGACCAGCTTTTATTTTTTCTAGGCAAcggagagggagagaagagagacaCTGAGTGTCCGGGTGCCCCTGTTGTCCCGGGGAAGACAGCATGGTGCCTGCTGGCAGGAGAAGCCGTGTCTGAGAGCAAGGAGAGCGGCAGAGTCAAATGATTGGCAAGTGCAACCTCAGGAAGAATAACTAGCTGGACCAATAGGAAGGGAGATGCCTGCCCCTGGGAGCCCTGGAAGGGGGAGGAGCTATGTTGGAGCAGTCTGGAGCCAGACACAAAAAGGGCAGGACTGGCAATGTGAGGAGCTGGTGAGGCCCAGGCTTGCATGCAGGGTTCAGCTGAGAACCGGTCTCTGGGGACCTGGATGCAAATCCATCAGCTTGGCCCTTTCTTCGAGGCAACTCCCAGTTGAGAGGGCTTTGTTGAGAAAAACCCTGCCTATTAACCTGTGGAGGGGCTCACCAACTTATCCCAAGTGTGAGGCTGTTGGGCTGCACTAAGCCAAGTCAGCCAAGTTGCTAATTGCTGCTACAGACCATAGAGTGGTCAAGGGCCCCTGCAAAGTGCGCGTCCCAAGGGGACACTAATTTTACAGTTGCTATATCAAGTCACATGACTGGGGAAATTGACGGCTATTatcagtgtgggcaccggtgaccctgagagtagtgttttaccctgttatatTTACTTCCTGTTTAATAGAATTactgtgtttgtgttatttcttgggagtTGGCAAGTAAGGGGGGGTTACCCATGGTTAGAATTTTACttccaagctgccctggtgaccctatcctgccaggaaggagcaagggggggtgaaggcaccgccaaataaattcatatGGGAATACAGAAGTTACACCCGACTGAGCTGAGGCAGGATCCAGAAAAACCCAGGCCTGTCCATCGAAACCTGTGAGGAGATTTCTGCTAAAAcaggtaaccaggtggagagagGTGCTACACAAATTAGATCAAGTTTTTACAAAAGTAGGAGACAACTTGACAAGACAACTAAATGGGCGCAATGTAGTAGTAATCAGCCACTTCTCTCCAATTCTGTATTTCACTCCCCCATAAGTCTACTGATTTCACCCAAGACCTCCGTTGGTAGACTGTTGTTTGAGTGTTGGGTTATATGAAAAGTCTCAAAGGAAGCACCACCTTAGAACCAAGTGATGTAACATGCTTTTACTTCATAAGATCTTCTGCAAGTCTCATTACAGCTTCGTATGTTACAAACACCACCATGTTCACTGGAAAAGCACGAATGCAGTTTAATCCAAGTCCTTTGAAAAGAACTCTTATTCCTTCTTCTTTCACACTTACTCGGATGCAATGTATGAGTCCTCTGTACTTGCGCTGTCCCAAGTTATCTACTTGCATCCGCGATTTCATTACATCCATAGGAGTAGCTACGGCCCACCCAAACACGCCAGCAGAGCCACCAGAAATAAGCACAGTCAGTATGTCTGCAAAAAGAGAACCAACAGTAGGAGTAGTTAACCAGAGCGTGGTAATGATATAGCAGTAAGCATTTTCAGAGAGACTTTTTCCAGCTACTCGTTCAAATCTAACACTGTGAACAGTTttaggagaagaggaaaaactgcaGAAAGAGACTGTTTTACTAAAAATTAGTTTTGTACAGCGTGACTGACCTCACAACAGTCCAAACCAGAAATacctccactgatgtcaatagcaTTACAACCGTATAAGTGAGATCAGAGTCTCTTCATGCAGacgttccactgacttcaactagCATTCTAGCAACCTCAGCCAGTCCACTGGATTTATCATGCCATATCAGACCATTCTAGGCATTCTAGGGGATTGTAGTGTTCCCATCACTACAGTATGCATGTCCATTTATACTGTATAACCATTCAACCAGCACGGTTGATACACCATCAAGTTTCAGATGCTGCCTCCAGTTGTGACCAGTGCTTGACCTGATGCTTAAATAAAGTGAAATGAATCTACAATGAACCTGACCATTTATGCAATTCGGGAAGGGGAAAAAGGAATTCCTTCCTGCTCAAAGACAAAGTTGTGTTCTTAACAAAACTGTGCCTTGTAACTGCTTTCTCTAGATAGCAAGCTTACTATCCTGTATTGTCCGTAGTAGTAAATTCTGCAGGATATCTAGCACCTGTATATTATATATAGTTCCAATGTTTCCAATATTTTAAATGTGCTACCTTTTGATTTCCCAGCATATTCATTTTTTCATGTAGCAACAAGACAGGTGGCTAGGGGCACCTTACCTATTTTAATGTAGTATTTGGTTTTGAGACACTATAGTTAAGGCTGAACTGGAGCCTGCCACTCCAAGGTAGGTGTTCAGTGCCTCTGCAGCTGGAGTCCACCACCTGTTTCCAATTGCTTATATAACTTTCTCACCAAGAATAATCTTCTTTGCTGAAACTTCTCACAGATGGGCTTAGCCCAGAGTGGGGGAGGCATTTTGTAGTCATCTTGGGGTTATTTGCCTATTAGGAAACTTAAGACATATTTTGTTTCTGTGTCTGGGATAGTTCAAAGGCCTTTGTTTTCAAACTTCAGCCTGGGCATATAGCACATGCAGTGCTGCCGGGTGTAGAATGCTTGTTTTGTCTCATTTGCTGGAATTCCTCCCCATCGCTATCTGAAGAGGAGGTGCATTGCTTGAGAACTCAGCATTCCGAGTGTACAGAAGAGATTGCTACACTTGGAATAATTACAGTCTAATGAAGTTGGTCTGATTTCACAATCCAAGCAGAGCTGAGTGCGACACAACCCAGATGGGAGATTGCTTAAGGAAGACTCATATCCTGCAAGAAGTGGTGGATATGATGCACTAGCTGACCCTCCACTCTCTAAAACCCCAAGCCTTAAAGGGACTGAGGACCTGCCACTCTCTCTGATTGAATTAAATCCTTTGTTAAAGGGTTTATTCAAATGAGAGTTGAGGCCACTTGGCACTTTGTACAATTAAACCCTTAGTGCAGAACCAGTGCCCCATTTATTACTGCCGGACACGGTGCTACCATAAATTGGAAGGTTCCAAGCCCTGGCAGCCATTAAAAACTGCATAGCACATCATCTAAGAGTAAGGGTGTTATCCCCAACATGTTTAGTCAAATTTCAGTTCCATTCTTCTTATAGTAAATAGCCTCTGCATCTTCAAATAAATATGACAAGCTTTGCTTCTTATCCTAAACGACTCTAATTAGattgttttgcatttttaaatctgtgtcctgtttcatcccagaggtagctgcatttaaTCTTAAGCAATGTGAGTCCTATTGACTGCAAAGCCTTTTTTGGGTAACCACATGTCACTTATTCAAGGAATCCCATCCTACTTTACTGAGCTTGCAGGGGCTAATTAAAGGGTGATCAAAACGATACTGAAAGACTTGTTGATACTTTAAAATAGTCCCCTCATACAGATTTCACTATATATAGTTTGTACATTCAGTAAGTAAATCGTTTTGGGAGCCACTTGGATGAATGGTACTATATAAATGCAATAATTGTAAGCTTTGTGGCTGAAAACCAATGCACAACGGCCTATAATAAGGACCTTTTATGAGTAAAATTTCCAAGGAGATAGGTAAAAAGAATGTAAACTCAAAATATGCCTTCCCTGCTAATGCAATATAAATGAACCTATTTTTGTAGGCAATCCTGAACTGTTTTCTCCACATACCTGGTTTATCTTTTCCAGCTGGAGTAAACCAATCACACAGGATATTATAGGTTAGGAAATACGTTGCAAATGAGTGGCAGTCCCTGCACAGTAATGCAGAACAACCTTTGTATAGACCTCCAAAACCTTCCTCCTTTGCTATCATCCTCAGACAATGCACAGGTCCTTGATACTTTGGCTTGGAGAGGTGAGAAGCTGTAACTGAGTAATGTGATTGCTTCTGAGTTTGCATTCGAACTTTAGCTGTTTCGGTAGGCGAGATTAGCACCACCTGGAAAATTAAAAGAACGTATAACTTTTAAACTTTCACAGTGTTTGGATTAACATCATCATCCTTCTTGAGTCAATGAATCAGTCACACTTGACTTTTCTGAGCAATAGTAGCAGTTTTACAGCCTAAAGCTGGCCAGTCCCATCCTCCTCCAATTCAAGCGAGCACGCTCTAAATCATCATAGAGCAACTGCAAGACTAAAGTTTGGAGCTGCCTAAGCATGAGTTAGGAGCACCCAGTGTAATGAGAGGCAGGCAAAAGTGGTGCACTGGGGCATAGCGCAGTACTGAAAAATAGGAACAAGAAGTCAGGCCAT
Proteins encoded:
- the SLC25A47 gene encoding solute carrier family 25 member 47 isoform X2; the protein is MVAARTVKAADSVQMDFIAGAIGGGLSVAVGYPLDTVKVRIQTERSYNGIWHCIRETYKAEKAWGFYKGMSLSVSTVSLVSSFSFGAYRNFLYNICKLRYGTSDVKPSKVDISVAGCATGAVRVVLISPTETAKVRMQTQKQSHYSVTASHLSKPKYQGPVHCLRMIAKEEGFGGLYKGCSALLCRDCHSFATYFLTYNILCDWFTPAGKDKPDILTVLISGGSAGVFGWAVATPMDVMKSRMQVDNLGQRKYRGLIHCIRVSVKEEGIRVLFKGLGLNCIRAFPVNMVVFVTYEAVMRLAEDLMK
- the SLC25A47 gene encoding solute carrier family 25 member 47 isoform X1, whose translation is MHSSSSFPRVHNLWRKVELAGVALIYYEPYNFQRTEVGLCTERLNFPLCLLYNPNVSSGQSKQQTLCRWISLLEPLEVRIQTERSYNGIWHCIRETYKAEKAWGFYKGMSLSVSTVSLVSSFSFGAYRNFLYNICKLRYGTSDVKPSKVDISVAGCATGAVRVVLISPTETAKVRMQTQKQSHYSVTASHLSKPKYQGPVHCLRMIAKEEGFGGLYKGCSALLCRDCHSFATYFLTYNILCDWFTPAGKDKPDILTVLISGGSAGVFGWAVATPMDVMKSRMQVDNLGQRKYRGLIHCIRVSVKEEGIRVLFKGLGLNCIRAFPVNMVVFVTYEAVMRLAEDLMK
- the SLC25A47 gene encoding solute carrier family 25 member 47 isoform X3, producing the protein MDFIAGAIGGGLSVAVGYPLDTVKVRIQTERSYNGIWHCIRETYKAEKAWGFYKGMSLSVSTVSLVSSFSFGAYRNFLYNICKLRYGTSDVKPSKVDISVAGCATGAVRVVLISPTETAKVRMQTQKQSHYSVTASHLSKPKYQGPVHCLRMIAKEEGFGGLYKGCSALLCRDCHSFATYFLTYNILCDWFTPAGKDKPDILTVLISGGSAGVFGWAVATPMDVMKSRMQVDNLGQRKYRGLIHCIRVSVKEEGIRVLFKGLGLNCIRAFPVNMVVFVTYEAVMRLAEDLMK